The Pseudomonadota bacterium genome window below encodes:
- a CDS encoding dual specificity protein phosphatase family protein, whose amino-acid sequence MPRLVMFGLVVALAACGARDGRGKEVSSVMQREFSWVIQDKLAGMPRPGRGAPVDADAEFLKEKRITLVVTLTEAPLPAQPFASRGIALVHIPMRDFSAPSSERLAEFVGRASAHIAGGGRVAVHCAYGLGRTGTFLAAYLVHEGSTARAAVAQVRDLRPGSIETASQVAAVQAYEASLRGPADGGTE is encoded by the coding sequence GTGCCGCGCCTTGTCATGTTCGGTCTCGTCGTCGCCCTCGCCGCGTGCGGGGCGCGCGACGGCCGGGGGAAGGAGGTCTCGAGCGTCATGCAGCGCGAGTTCTCGTGGGTGATCCAGGACAAGCTCGCCGGGATGCCCCGGCCCGGCCGCGGCGCCCCCGTCGATGCGGACGCCGAGTTCCTGAAGGAGAAGCGGATCACGCTCGTCGTGACGCTCACGGAGGCGCCGCTCCCCGCGCAGCCGTTCGCGAGCCGCGGCATCGCGCTCGTCCACATCCCGATGCGCGACTTCTCCGCGCCGTCGTCCGAAAGGCTCGCCGAGTTCGTCGGCCGCGCGTCGGCCCACATCGCCGGGGGCGGCCGCGTGGCGGTCCACTGCGCGTACGGGCTCGGCAGGACCGGGACCTTCCTCGCGGCGTACCTCGTCCACGAGGGCTCGACCGCGCGCGCAGCGGTCGCCCAGGTGCGGGACCTGCGGCCGGGCTCTATCGAAACCGCGTCGCAGGTCGCTGCGGTCCAGGCGTACGAGGCGTCCTTACGGGGGCCGGCGGACGGCGGGACGGAGTAG
- a CDS encoding SRPBCC family protein, translating to MSWRGLKPALAAVLFGLLWSTTASAVELSDGERNALAAGKTVKKPLPGSGRNGFFGGSGYALVDAPVDEVWAAVGDWGSYHKMFPKTVEVREVARRGETSLVYMEQGHQLLSVAYHVEVSRDPAKKMLSFSLVTDRPHDIEDTRGYWRLFPQGEGKTLVAYVVAVRVPMGVVNVLGASMCRRFAAALLNVPGSLKEWMEGPNGNRYRTLSARR from the coding sequence ATGTCTTGGAGGGGATTGAAACCAGCGCTCGCGGCGGTCCTGTTCGGCCTCCTGTGGTCGACCACCGCGTCGGCCGTCGAGCTGTCGGACGGTGAGCGCAACGCGCTCGCGGCGGGCAAGACCGTGAAGAAACCGCTGCCGGGCTCGGGGCGGAACGGGTTCTTCGGCGGATCGGGCTACGCGCTCGTCGACGCCCCGGTGGACGAGGTCTGGGCGGCGGTCGGTGACTGGGGCTCGTACCACAAGATGTTCCCGAAGACCGTCGAGGTCCGCGAGGTCGCGCGCCGCGGCGAAACCTCGCTCGTCTACATGGAGCAGGGCCACCAGCTCCTGAGCGTCGCGTACCACGTCGAGGTCTCCCGCGACCCCGCGAAGAAGATGCTCTCCTTCAGCCTCGTCACGGACAGGCCGCACGACATCGAGGACACGCGCGGGTACTGGCGGCTCTTCCCGCAGGGCGAAGGCAAGACCCTCGTCGCGTACGTCGTCGCGGTGCGCGTCCCGATGGGGGTCGTCAACGTGCTGGGCGCCTCGATGTGCCGCAGGTTCGCCGCCGCGCTCCTCAACGTCCCGGGCTCGCTCAAGGAGTGGATGGAGGGCCCGAACGGGAACCGCTACCGCACGCTGAGCGCGCGCCGATAG
- a CDS encoding protein kinase, with protein MTQQTLAEGTIIGGRFAVEQAVGQGDLGRVYKARDTKNNNLIALRAIGRDEIPDEADVDRLRLRVKEASALTHRNIRSTFGMGVEEKGLVYVSVEWVEGRNLATLLAARNEAGKRFSFKGAYNIIGHVCNALAYAHQKTYHGALSPRSIMVSSSGRVKVSDWGLSTIRTRLANYPGRKKDESAFWAPEVISKPGTATARSDIYSAGALFYMLITGSPPRRPLRAPSTLGFSKDVDAVIARCMAADPMQRYETAEAVKEAISALVKAIETPTSQAVAGAVDDDLGIDVEVDLASIGVPEPGAKFKQPVPTFSASPTAPKPPPPKGPMLSAPGLPVPPSTDLGTDGDVLLGGRASVIDMGAVLSSIGKSEAARWMVQKDKFDHGPFTDRELIQMIMLGEVVYKHNLLNMDTGVRKKLKAWPEFEDVLEKYRIKKKAEEEAAALRKTESAEKRGTAFKLMIAAIVVGAVGLALGIYFVALKPREEKKFDRDEMIAKLDSGEIKLKLGSDPTGAGGGRGGKRRGGGKSGGGGSGEFVPGMSYEEAMAAGVDLGSLTNNAGQKQLTPEVIKNTMDRNVRRFLQCLDGSTNRVDMEIVVGNQGRVIGVSARGKGSSGMKRCCESIVRSVKFPPSSSPQTAASWWFEVDY; from the coding sequence ATGACGCAACAGACACTGGCGGAAGGGACGATCATCGGGGGGCGCTTCGCGGTCGAGCAGGCCGTCGGACAGGGCGACCTCGGGCGCGTGTACAAGGCGCGAGACACGAAGAACAACAACCTGATCGCGCTGCGCGCCATCGGGCGCGACGAGATCCCGGACGAGGCGGATGTCGATCGGCTGCGGCTCCGCGTGAAGGAGGCGTCGGCCCTCACCCACAGAAACATCCGCAGCACGTTCGGCATGGGGGTCGAGGAGAAGGGGCTCGTCTACGTCTCGGTGGAGTGGGTCGAGGGGCGCAACCTCGCCACGCTGCTCGCCGCGCGCAACGAGGCCGGCAAGCGGTTCTCGTTCAAGGGCGCGTACAACATCATCGGGCACGTCTGCAACGCGCTGGCCTACGCGCACCAGAAGACCTACCACGGCGCGCTCAGCCCGAGATCGATCATGGTCAGCTCCTCGGGTCGCGTGAAGGTGAGCGACTGGGGGCTGTCGACGATCCGCACGCGGCTCGCGAACTACCCGGGGCGCAAGAAGGACGAGTCCGCGTTCTGGGCGCCCGAGGTGATTTCCAAGCCGGGCACGGCGACGGCCCGTTCCGACATCTACTCCGCAGGCGCGCTGTTCTACATGTTGATCACCGGCTCCCCGCCGCGCCGTCCGCTGCGGGCGCCGAGCACCCTCGGCTTCAGCAAGGACGTCGACGCCGTGATCGCGCGCTGCATGGCCGCGGATCCCATGCAGCGGTACGAGACCGCCGAGGCGGTGAAGGAGGCGATCTCGGCGCTGGTCAAGGCGATCGAGACGCCCACCTCGCAGGCCGTCGCGGGGGCGGTCGACGACGACCTCGGCATCGACGTCGAGGTCGACCTCGCCAGCATCGGCGTGCCGGAGCCGGGCGCGAAGTTCAAGCAGCCGGTCCCGACGTTCAGCGCCTCTCCGACCGCGCCGAAGCCGCCGCCGCCCAAGGGGCCGATGCTCTCGGCGCCGGGGCTCCCCGTGCCGCCGTCCACCGATCTCGGCACCGACGGGGACGTCCTGCTCGGCGGGCGCGCGTCGGTCATCGACATGGGCGCGGTGCTGAGCAGCATCGGCAAGTCCGAGGCCGCGCGCTGGATGGTGCAGAAGGACAAGTTCGATCACGGTCCGTTCACCGACCGCGAGCTCATCCAGATGATCATGCTCGGCGAGGTCGTGTACAAGCACAACCTCCTGAACATGGACACCGGCGTCCGCAAGAAGCTCAAGGCGTGGCCCGAGTTCGAGGACGTCCTCGAGAAGTACAGGATCAAGAAGAAGGCGGAGGAGGAGGCGGCCGCGCTCAGGAAGACCGAGAGCGCCGAGAAGCGCGGGACCGCGTTCAAGCTGATGATCGCGGCGATCGTGGTGGGCGCGGTCGGGCTCGCGTTGGGCATCTACTTCGTCGCGCTCAAGCCGCGGGAGGAGAAGAAGTTCGACCGCGACGAGATGATCGCGAAGCTCGACAGCGGCGAGATCAAGCTCAAGCTCGGCAGCGACCCCACCGGAGCCGGGGGCGGCCGCGGCGGCAAGCGTCGCGGCGGCGGCAAGAGCGGCGGCGGCGGAAGCGGCGAGTTCGTGCCGGGGATGTCCTACGAGGAGGCGATGGCGGCGGGCGTCGATCTCGGCAGCCTGACGAACAACGCGGGGCAGAAGCAGCTCACGCCCGAGGTCATCAAGAACACCATGGACAGGAACGTTCGCCGGTTCCTCCAGTGCCTGGACGGCTCGACCAACCGCGTCGATATGGAGATCGTCGTCGGGAACCAGGGGCGCGTCATCGGCGTCTCGGCCCGGGGAAAGGGCAGCTCCGGAATGAAGCGCTGCTGCGAATCGATCGTCCGCTCCGTCAAGTTCCCGCCGTCGTCGTCGCCGCAGACGGCCGCGTCGTGGTGGTTCGAAGTCGACTACTGA
- a CDS encoding glucose-6-phosphate isomerase, with translation MNDKPLLTLDLSHAEGVPLDAAATDIRKARETLESGSGPGSGMLGWLELPRRQTAAEIARIRELAARLRTLDALVVVGIGGSYLGAAAVMRALTGPFEPAFPVLFAGHHLDADYYRRLLAHLSGKRYGVNVISKSGGTTEPSIAFRLLWGDLARRFDAAALRDLVVITTGKSPSGLKRFQEEYGLDMLEVPPDVGGRFSVLSPVGLLPIAAAGHDVGELLDGAREALALVRDPERNDLASNPALAYAAFRLAAYRAGKKIEVLSSSTPRLSLLAEWWKQLYGESEGKGGKGLFPAAMSLTTDLHSLGQWMQDGERVVCETALDVVEGAALDVPPIAGNIDGLGYLDGMPVHRVDRAALHATLAAHRDGGVPCLRMEIPRIDARTVGFLLYFFEYACGVSAYALGVNPFDQPGVEAYKKNMKALLAR, from the coding sequence ATGAACGACAAGCCGCTGCTCACGCTCGATCTGTCCCACGCCGAGGGCGTCCCGCTCGACGCGGCCGCCACGGACATCCGAAAGGCGCGGGAGACGCTGGAGTCCGGCTCCGGACCGGGCTCGGGCATGCTCGGCTGGCTCGAGCTCCCGCGCCGCCAGACCGCGGCCGAGATCGCCCGCATCCGGGAGCTCGCCGCGCGGCTCCGCACCCTCGACGCCCTGGTGGTCGTCGGGATCGGCGGGTCGTACCTCGGCGCCGCGGCCGTGATGCGCGCCCTGACCGGCCCGTTCGAGCCGGCCTTCCCCGTGCTGTTCGCCGGCCACCACCTCGACGCGGACTACTACCGGCGGCTCCTCGCGCACCTCAGCGGCAAGCGCTACGGCGTGAACGTCATCTCCAAGAGCGGCGGCACGACGGAGCCGTCGATCGCGTTCCGGCTGCTCTGGGGCGATCTCGCGCGGCGCTTCGACGCGGCCGCCCTCCGCGATCTCGTCGTCATCACAACGGGCAAGAGCCCGAGCGGCCTGAAGCGCTTCCAGGAGGAGTACGGGCTCGACATGCTCGAGGTCCCGCCCGACGTAGGAGGCCGGTTCAGCGTCCTCTCCCCGGTCGGGCTGCTGCCGATCGCCGCGGCCGGGCACGACGTCGGGGAGCTGCTCGACGGCGCCCGCGAGGCGCTCGCGCTGGTCCGCGATCCCGAGCGGAACGACCTCGCGTCGAACCCGGCGCTCGCCTACGCCGCGTTCCGGCTCGCCGCGTACCGCGCGGGCAAGAAGATCGAGGTGCTCTCGAGCTCGACGCCGCGCCTCTCGCTCCTCGCCGAGTGGTGGAAGCAGCTCTACGGCGAGTCCGAGGGCAAGGGCGGCAAGGGGCTCTTCCCGGCCGCGATGAGCCTCACGACGGATCTGCACTCGCTCGGCCAGTGGATGCAGGACGGCGAGCGCGTGGTGTGCGAGACCGCCCTCGACGTCGTCGAAGGCGCGGCGCTCGACGTACCGCCCATCGCCGGAAACATTGACGGGCTCGGCTACCTCGACGGGATGCCGGTGCACCGGGTCGATCGCGCGGCGCTCCACGCGACGCTCGCGGCCCACCGCGACGGGGGCGTCCCGTGCCTGCGGATGGAGATCCCGCGGATCGACGCGCGCACGGTCGGCTTCCTGCTCTACTTCTTCGAGTACGCGTGCGGCGTGTCGGCCTACGCCCTCGGCGTCAACCCGTTCGATCAGCCCGGCGTCGAGGCCTACAAGAAGAACATGAAGGCGCTCTTGGCCCGCTGA
- the xerD gene encoding site-specific tyrosine recombinase XerD: MSELAPLVDAFLDHLKVERALSPRTVSAYATDIAAFAAHVERGGAEALDITPEIVSAHLVELSRRGISRRSQARALSALRGLFRYLVEAKLIESDPAVEVDAPKTLRPLPVVLNREEIVLLLDTPDLSTARGLRDATMLHTMYAAGLRVSELVSLRLADLDLEAGFLAVTGKGEKRRVIPLGEWAIAFLRRYLSHVRPQWATPGEAAVFVTSWRRRMTRQSFWLIVKRTARAAGIAKPLSPHKLRHSFASHLLDGGADLRSVQAMLGHVDISTTQIYTHVSSARIAEVHREKHPRG, from the coding sequence GTGAGCGAGCTCGCCCCACTCGTCGACGCGTTCCTCGACCACCTCAAGGTCGAGCGCGCGCTGTCGCCGCGGACCGTCTCCGCCTACGCGACGGATATCGCGGCCTTCGCGGCGCACGTCGAGCGCGGCGGCGCGGAGGCCCTGGACATCACGCCGGAGATCGTGTCCGCGCACCTCGTCGAGCTCTCCAGGCGCGGCATCTCGAGGCGCTCCCAGGCCCGCGCCCTCTCGGCGCTGCGGGGGCTCTTCCGCTACCTCGTGGAGGCGAAGCTGATCGAGAGCGATCCCGCGGTCGAGGTGGACGCCCCCAAGACGCTCCGGCCGCTGCCCGTCGTGCTGAACCGGGAGGAGATCGTGCTGCTGCTCGACACGCCCGATCTGTCGACCGCGCGCGGCCTGCGCGACGCGACGATGCTCCACACGATGTACGCGGCCGGCCTGCGCGTGTCGGAGCTCGTCTCGCTCCGCCTCGCGGATCTCGATCTCGAGGCGGGCTTCCTGGCGGTGACCGGCAAGGGCGAGAAGCGGCGCGTGATCCCCCTCGGCGAGTGGGCGATCGCCTTCCTGCGCCGGTACCTCTCGCACGTGCGGCCGCAGTGGGCGACCCCCGGCGAGGCGGCGGTGTTCGTCACGAGCTGGCGCAGGCGGATGACGCGGCAGTCGTTCTGGCTGATCGTGAAGCGCACCGCCCGGGCGGCCGGGATCGCGAAGCCCCTGAGCCCGCACAAGCTGCGCCACTCCTTCGCGAGCCACCTCCTCGACGGCGGCGCGGACCTGCGGTCTGTGCAGGCGATGCTCGGCCACGTGGACATCTCGACGACTCAGATATACACCCATGTCTCGTCGGCCAGGATCGCCGAGGTCCACCGCGAGAAGCACCCGCGCGGGTGA
- a CDS encoding cob(I)yrinic acid a,c-diamide adenosyltransferase, translating into MRANEGWPRGCLQVYTGDGKGKTTAAFGLALRAAGHGLRVYIGQFMKGYPYGELAAAAALGGGIEVEQFGTSECIAWRAEPDPADAARARHGLERCVAAMRSGRYEVVVLDEATTAVHFRLIPLAALLDVADARPPGLELVCTGRWAPQELVARADLVTEMREVKHPYASSGLAARDGIER; encoded by the coding sequence ATGCGCGCGAACGAGGGCTGGCCGCGCGGCTGCCTGCAGGTCTACACGGGGGACGGGAAGGGGAAGACGACCGCCGCGTTCGGCCTCGCGCTCCGGGCGGCCGGGCACGGGCTCAGGGTCTACATCGGGCAGTTCATGAAGGGGTACCCGTACGGCGAGCTCGCGGCCGCAGCGGCGCTCGGCGGCGGCATCGAGGTCGAGCAGTTCGGCACGAGCGAGTGCATCGCGTGGCGCGCCGAGCCCGATCCCGCGGACGCGGCGCGCGCGCGCCACGGCCTCGAGCGGTGCGTCGCGGCGATGCGGTCGGGGCGCTACGAGGTCGTCGTGCTCGACGAGGCGACGACCGCGGTGCACTTCCGGCTGATCCCGCTCGCGGCGCTCCTCGACGTCGCGGACGCGAGGCCGCCGGGGCTCGAGCTCGTGTGCACCGGGCGCTGGGCCCCGCAGGAGCTCGTCGCCAGGGCGGACCTCGTGACCGAGATGCGGGAGGTGAAGCACCCGTACGCGTCCTCCGGGCTCGCGGCCCGGGACGGCATCGAGCGCTGA
- a CDS encoding HU family DNA-binding protein — MTKAELIDVIASSKSLPEGLTKKAVAAVFDTAFDEIRKSVKKEGKLTVPGFGTFTKKKRAAREGRNPQTGESIKIKASTTMTFRPAKDLKEFFA, encoded by the coding sequence ATGACGAAAGCCGAACTGATCGACGTGATCGCGAGCTCCAAGAGCCTCCCCGAAGGCCTGACGAAGAAGGCCGTCGCCGCGGTGTTCGACACCGCGTTCGACGAGATCCGCAAGTCCGTGAAGAAGGAAGGCAAGCTGACCGTCCCGGGGTTCGGCACCTTCACGAAGAAGAAGCGCGCCGCCCGCGAGGGCCGCAACCCGCAGACCGGCGAGTCCATCAAGATCAAGGCGTCCACGACGATGACGTTCCGCCCGGCCAAGGATCTCAAGGAGTTCTTCGCGTAG
- the tadA gene encoding tRNA adenosine(34) deaminase TadA, with the protein MTSEHDMWMGLALDLAREAAASREVPVGAVVVKDGRVIGRGANRREADQDPVAHAEILAIAEAANAVGHWRLEGTTLYATLEPCPMCAGAILNARIPLLVYGCDDPKAGAVRSLFTLLDDPRLNHRCEIVAGVRAAECAAILTEFFEGLRAQGKK; encoded by the coding sequence ATGACCTCCGAGCACGACATGTGGATGGGCCTGGCGCTCGATCTCGCACGCGAGGCGGCGGCCAGCAGAGAGGTGCCGGTCGGCGCGGTCGTCGTCAAGGACGGCCGCGTGATCGGGCGCGGCGCGAACCGGCGCGAGGCGGACCAGGACCCGGTCGCGCACGCCGAGATCCTCGCCATCGCCGAGGCGGCGAACGCCGTCGGGCACTGGCGGCTCGAGGGCACGACGCTGTACGCCACGCTCGAGCCGTGCCCGATGTGCGCCGGCGCGATCCTGAACGCCAGGATCCCGCTGTTGGTCTACGGCTGCGACGATCCCAAGGCGGGCGCGGTCCGCTCGCTCTTCACGCTGCTCGACGATCCGCGGCTGAACCACCGCTGCGAGATCGTCGCCGGGGTGCGCGCGGCCGAGTGCGCCGCGATCCTCACGGAGTTCTTCGAGGGGTTGCGAGCGCAGGGAAAGAAGTAG
- a CDS encoding type II toxin-antitoxin system VapC family toxin, which translates to MAMIVADTDVLIEFLRGRDPFAERVAVEIRRGLATTAVTAFELLAGAHTTRQNRAVTDLLDGLTVLALNTPAAASAAQVRRTLEKSGVGIGMADSLIAGICLSCEAALLTGNVKHFSRVPELVLERNP; encoded by the coding sequence ATGGCGATGATCGTCGCGGACACGGACGTCCTCATCGAGTTTCTTCGAGGGCGCGATCCGTTCGCCGAGCGCGTCGCCGTCGAAATTCGACGCGGCTTGGCCACGACGGCCGTGACCGCCTTCGAGCTCCTCGCCGGGGCGCACACGACGCGTCAGAACAGGGCGGTGACGGATCTGCTCGACGGGCTGACCGTGTTGGCCCTCAACACCCCCGCCGCCGCCAGCGCGGCGCAGGTCCGAAGAACTCTGGAGAAGTCTGGCGTCGGAATCGGGATGGCCGACTCTCTCATCGCCGGCATCTGCCTGTCCTGCGAAGCGGCGCTGCTCACCGGGAACGTGAAGCACTTCTCCCGCGTGCCGGAGCTCGTCCTCGAGAGGAACCCATGA
- a CDS encoding ribbon-helix-helix protein, CopG family produces MRTTVEIDDKQRAELLRIAAERGLKGFSDIVREALSEYLSEDTSRTARINAALGRRSSLSAKEADDLASRTQAIREQWR; encoded by the coding sequence ATGAGAACCACGGTGGAAATCGACGACAAGCAACGGGCAGAGCTGCTGCGCATCGCCGCGGAGCGCGGGCTGAAGGGCTTCTCTGACATCGTGAGGGAGGCCCTCTCCGAGTATCTCAGCGAGGACACTTCCCGCACGGCCCGCATCAACGCCGCCCTCGGGCGGCGCAGCTCCTTGTCCGCCAAGGAGGCGGATGACCTCGCTTCCCGGACGCAGGCGATCCGCGAGCAATGGCGATGA
- a CDS encoding S9 family peptidase — translation MDRKRTSTALFAVIASLLAGAAAAAAPRTLTVEDLYRLGRVGGLEPSPSAELVAFTVKRFDMEANRGVSHVWIADLASGAVRQLTSGDKSDFAPRWLPDGRLAFLSARSEPVQVFAIAVDGGEAQQLTHLPVGIDNFAVSKDGRSLAAVIQVFPSCDTLACTAQRAAEIDGGKVKARVYDKLPIRVWDTWLDARRGHVFWVPLAGGEPRDLTPGELRTPPIDLGGRMDLSIAPDGSEVAFTANVTRNPAWNTNNDVFAVPTAGGVPQNITGANAACDAEPIHSPDGAYIAYLTMTRPGFEADRRVLVLYDRKSKKRIPLTDSLDSSVSAFSWAPSSRYIVFTAQERGRESVYKVSVPSGVVTRLVAAGMNADAFVSADGGRLVFLRQTATRPTEVWVADSSGAKARQLSHVNDGALAGIEMGALEEFEFAGAGGDKVHGFLLKPPGFDPKKKYPLLLLVHGGPQGAFGDEFHFRWNLQMFATPGFVVAAINFHGSTGYGQAFTDSISGDWGGKPYDDLVKGIDFLVGKHPFIDGGNVSAAGASYGGFMINWMLGHTDRFRSLVSHDGVFNQISMYGSTEELWFPEWEYKGTPWDAPELYAKHNPVDHVGKFKTPTLVVHGENDFRVPYGQGLELFTALQRKGVESKLLLFPDENHFVQRPQNARLWWNTVLEWLASHAKLKWTPPGKTAAPAAKKPGKQKKKIAG, via the coding sequence ATGGATCGCAAGCGAACCTCCACCGCACTCTTCGCCGTCATCGCGTCGCTCCTCGCCGGCGCCGCCGCCGCAGCCGCACCGCGCACCCTCACGGTCGAGGACCTGTACCGCCTCGGCCGGGTCGGCGGCCTCGAGCCGTCGCCGAGCGCGGAGCTCGTCGCGTTCACGGTCAAGCGCTTCGACATGGAGGCGAACCGGGGCGTGTCGCACGTCTGGATCGCGGATCTCGCCTCGGGCGCGGTGCGGCAGCTCACCTCCGGAGACAAGTCGGACTTCGCGCCGCGCTGGCTCCCGGACGGCCGGCTCGCGTTCCTCTCCGCGCGGTCGGAGCCGGTGCAGGTCTTCGCGATCGCCGTCGACGGCGGCGAGGCGCAGCAGCTGACGCACCTGCCCGTGGGCATCGACAACTTCGCGGTCTCGAAGGACGGCAGGAGCCTCGCGGCGGTGATCCAGGTGTTCCCCTCGTGCGACACGCTCGCGTGCACGGCGCAGCGGGCGGCGGAGATCGACGGCGGCAAGGTCAAGGCGCGCGTCTACGACAAGCTGCCGATCCGCGTCTGGGACACCTGGCTGGACGCGCGGCGCGGCCACGTCTTCTGGGTGCCGCTCGCCGGCGGGGAGCCCCGCGATCTCACCCCGGGCGAGCTCCGCACTCCGCCTATCGACCTCGGCGGGCGGATGGATCTTTCGATCGCGCCGGACGGCTCCGAGGTCGCGTTCACGGCCAACGTCACCCGGAACCCGGCGTGGAACACGAACAACGACGTCTTCGCGGTCCCGACGGCGGGCGGCGTTCCGCAGAACATTACGGGCGCGAACGCGGCCTGCGACGCCGAGCCGATCCACTCGCCGGACGGCGCGTACATCGCCTACCTGACCATGACGCGCCCGGGCTTCGAGGCAGATCGCCGCGTGCTCGTGCTCTACGACCGCAAGTCGAAGAAGCGCATCCCGCTCACCGACTCGCTCGACAGCTCGGTCAGCGCCTTCTCGTGGGCGCCGAGCTCGCGGTACATCGTGTTCACGGCCCAGGAGCGCGGCCGGGAGTCCGTGTACAAGGTCTCGGTGCCGTCCGGGGTGGTGACGAGGCTCGTGGCCGCGGGGATGAACGCCGACGCGTTCGTCTCGGCCGACGGCGGGCGGCTCGTCTTCCTGCGCCAGACCGCGACGCGCCCCACGGAGGTGTGGGTCGCCGACTCGTCCGGCGCGAAGGCGCGCCAGCTCAGCCACGTCAACGACGGCGCGCTCGCCGGCATCGAGATGGGCGCGCTGGAGGAGTTCGAGTTCGCGGGCGCCGGCGGCGACAAGGTGCACGGGTTCCTGCTCAAGCCGCCCGGCTTCGACCCGAAGAAGAAGTACCCGCTCCTCCTCCTCGTCCACGGCGGCCCGCAGGGCGCGTTCGGCGACGAGTTCCACTTTCGGTGGAACCTGCAGATGTTCGCGACGCCGGGCTTCGTCGTCGCGGCGATCAACTTCCACGGCTCGACCGGGTACGGCCAGGCGTTCACCGACTCCATCAGCGGCGACTGGGGCGGCAAGCCGTACGACGACCTCGTGAAGGGGATCGACTTCCTCGTGGGGAAGCACCCCTTCATCGACGGCGGGAACGTCTCCGCGGCCGGCGCGTCGTACGGCGGGTTCATGATCAACTGGATGCTCGGGCACACGGACCGGTTCCGCAGCCTCGTGTCGCACGACGGCGTCTTCAACCAGATCTCCATGTACGGCTCCACCGAGGAGCTCTGGTTCCCGGAGTGGGAGTACAAGGGCACGCCTTGGGACGCGCCGGAGCTGTACGCCAAGCACAACCCGGTGGATCACGTCGGGAAGTTCAAGACGCCGACGCTCGTGGTCCACGGGGAGAACGACTTCCGCGTCCCGTACGGCCAGGGGCTCGAGCTGTTCACCGCGCTCCAGCGCAAGGGCGTCGAGTCCAAGCTGCTCCTCTTCCCGGACGAGAACCACTTCGTGCAGCGGCCGCAGAACGCGCGCCTGTGGTGGAACACCGTGCTCGAATGGCTGGCGTCGCACGCGAAGCTGAAGTGGACGCCGCCCGGGAAGACGGCCGCGCCGGCGGCGAAGAAGCCCGGGAAGCAGAAGAAGAAGATCGCCGGTTGA